GCCAAACAGACCGCTGCTGCGAAAACCGCCTACGAGGAAGCACTTGCCAATGCCAAGGAACTTTCCGGCATCGTCAGCAAGTCCCAGGAAGAAGCTCTTGGTCTGCTCCAGACCCGCTTCACCGAATCCCTCGACGAACTGAAAGTTGCGATCGAAAAGACCGAAGCCGCAGCGAAGTAAGTTGATCCAAGTTTCTGATAACTTCCCGTTATCAAACTTCCGGCAGGGCCTTTGGCCCTGCCGTTTTTCTTTGTGCGCCTCGAAAGCCCAGTGCCCAAATCGTTCTTGCAATCAGGCGATTGCCTGACAGCACCTGAATTTTGCTCAAACTCCTGTTTATGCCAATCATGACCAAGGGCCTTTGCAGCATGTCACTGCACGCGGTACTTTGACGGCAAACATATGGAGGTCCGCATGAGCGAAATCAGTTTCGATGATTTCATGAAAGTCGATATTCGGGTTGGCACCATCATTGATGCCCAGCCCTTCCCCGAGGCCCGCCGCCCCGCCATTAAGATGTGGGTGGATTTTGGCGCAGAAATCGGTATCAAAAAAACATCGGCGCAAATCACCAAATATTACACGCCCGAAAAGCTTATCGGTTCGCAGGTGGCTGGCGT
The window above is part of the Thalassospira marina genome. Proteins encoded here:
- a CDS encoding tRNA-binding protein; translation: MSEISFDDFMKVDIRVGTIIDAQPFPEARRPAIKMWVDFGAEIGIKKTSAQITKYYTPEKLIGSQVAGVVNFPPRQIGPFMSEFLCLGFSDGTADKGIVLIRPEQEVPNGERLC